Proteins encoded within one genomic window of Panicum virgatum strain AP13 chromosome 1N, P.virgatum_v5, whole genome shotgun sequence:
- the LOC120655123 gene encoding cytochrome P450 711A1-like isoform X2: MGRQPLVIVANAELCKEVGIKKFKDIRNRSTPPPTIGSLHQDALFLTRDSTWSAMRNTVIPLYQPARLARLIPVMQSYVDALVANIAGCPDQDCIPFCQLSLRMAIDIIGKTAFGVEFGLSKNSAADRCCGSETHGGEGDDDVREFLKEYKRSMEFIKMDLSSSLSTILGLFLPCAQTPCRRLLRRVPGTADCKMDENERRLCRRIDAIIAGRRRDRAARRRGGDGDGDGDAAARSAPLDFIAALLDAMENGGKDFALEDRHVRALAYEHLIAGTKTTAFTLSSVVYLVSCHPRVEEKLLRELDGFAPPRGRAPTADELQSRFPYLDQVIKEAMRFHLVSPLIARQTSERVEIGGYVLPKGACVWLAPGVLARDAAQFPEPEEFRPERFAAEAEEERARHPYAHIPFGVGPRACIGHKFALQQVKLAVVELYRRYVFRHSPAMESPIQFDFDLVLAFRHGVKLRAIRRE; the protein is encoded by the exons ATGGGTAGGCAGCCACTGGTGATTGTGGCCAATGCCGAGCTGTGCAAGGAGGTTGGCATCAAGAAGTTCAAGGACATCCGCAACAGGAGCACCCCGCCCCCGACCATCGGCTCCCTGCACCAGGACGCCCTCTTCCTCACCAG GGACTCGACATGGTCGGCGATGAGGAACACGGTGATCCCGCTGTACCAACCGGCACGGCTTGCCAGGCTGATCCCGGTGATGCAGTCTTACGTGGATGCGCTGGTGGCAAATATCGCCGGCTGCCCGGACCAGGACTGCATCCCCTTCTGCCAGCTCTCGCTGCGGATGGCCATCGACATCATCGGCAAGACGGCCTTCGGCGTCGAGTTCGGCCTGTCAAAGAATTCTGCCGCGGACAGATGTTGCGGCAGCGAGACTCATGGTGGCGAGGGCGACGACGACGTCAGGGAGTTCCTGAAGGAGTACAAGCGGTCCATGGAGTTCATCAAGATGGACCTGTCGAGCTCGCTGTCCACCATCCTCGGCCTCTTCCTCCCGTGCGCCCAGACGCCGTGCAGGCGGCTGCTGCGCCGGGTGCCCGGCACTGCGGACTGCAAGATGGACGAGAATGAGCGCCGGCTATGCCGCCGCATCGACGCAATCAtagctggccggcggcgagaccgggccgcgcgccggcgtggcggcgacggcgacggcgacggcgacgccgccgctcgATCCGCCCCGCTGGACTTCATCGCGGCGCTGCTGGACGCGATGGAGAACGGCGGGAAGGACTTCGCGCTGGAGGACAGGCACGTCCGCGCGCTGGCGTACGAGCACCTCATCGCCGGGACGAAGACGACGGCGTTCACGCTGTCGTCGGTGGTGTACCTGGTGTCGTGCCACCCGCGCGTGGAGGAGAAGCTGCTCCGGGAGCTGGACGgcttcgcgccgccgcgcgggcgcgCGCCGACCGCCGACGAGCTCCAGAGCAGGTTCCCCTACCTCGACCAGGTCATCAAGGAGGCCATGCGGTTCCACCTCGTGTCGCCGCTCATCGCCAGGCAGACCTCTGAGCGCGTCGAGATCGGCGGCTACGTCCTCCCGAAG GGCGCGTGCGTGTGGCTGGCGCCCGGGGTGCTGGCCCGGGACGCGGCGCAGTTCCCGGAGCCGGAGGAGTTCCGGCCGGAGCGGTTCGcggcggaggccgaggaggagcgGGCGCGGCACCCGTACGCGCACATCCCCTTCGGCGTCGGGCCGAGGGCGTGCATCGGGCACAAGTTCGCGCTGCAGCAGGTGAAGCTCGCCGTGGTGGAGCTCTACCGCCGGTACGTGTTCCGGCACTCGCCGGCCATGGAGTCGCCCATCCAGTTCGACTTCGACCTCGTCCTCGCCTTCCGCCACGGCGTCAAGCTCAGGGCCATCAGGAGGGAATGA
- the LOC120655123 gene encoding cytochrome P450 711A1-like isoform X1 produces the protein METATSCNGAAEAGLVAHQSVPVLGLISFVSLFSAFLIYFYAPFWRVRRVPGPPTRFPVGHLHLLAKSGPDVFRAIAKEYGPIFRFHMGRQPLVIVANAELCKEVGIKKFKDIRNRSTPPPTIGSLHQDALFLTRDSTWSAMRNTVIPLYQPARLARLIPVMQSYVDALVANIAGCPDQDCIPFCQLSLRMAIDIIGKTAFGVEFGLSKNSAADRCCGSETHGGEGDDDVREFLKEYKRSMEFIKMDLSSSLSTILGLFLPCAQTPCRRLLRRVPGTADCKMDENERRLCRRIDAIIAGRRRDRAARRRGGDGDGDGDAAARSAPLDFIAALLDAMENGGKDFALEDRHVRALAYEHLIAGTKTTAFTLSSVVYLVSCHPRVEEKLLRELDGFAPPRGRAPTADELQSRFPYLDQVIKEAMRFHLVSPLIARQTSERVEIGGYVLPKGACVWLAPGVLARDAAQFPEPEEFRPERFAAEAEEERARHPYAHIPFGVGPRACIGHKFALQQVKLAVVELYRRYVFRHSPAMESPIQFDFDLVLAFRHGVKLRAIRRE, from the exons ATGGAGACGGCAACCAGTTGCAATGGTGCAGCCGAAGCTGGTCTTGTTGCGCACCAAAGTGTACCTGTTCTTGGGCTCATATCTTTTGTGTCTCTGTTCAGCGCATTTCTGATATACTTCTATGCGCCCTTCTGGCGTGTGAGGAGAGTTCCGGGTCCACCAACCAGGTTCCCTGTaggccatcttcatcttcttgccAAGAGTGGACCTGATGTCTTTCGTGCGATTGCAAAGGAGTATGGTCCAATCTTCAG GTTTCACATGGGTAGGCAGCCACTGGTGATTGTGGCCAATGCCGAGCTGTGCAAGGAGGTTGGCATCAAGAAGTTCAAGGACATCCGCAACAGGAGCACCCCGCCCCCGACCATCGGCTCCCTGCACCAGGACGCCCTCTTCCTCACCAG GGACTCGACATGGTCGGCGATGAGGAACACGGTGATCCCGCTGTACCAACCGGCACGGCTTGCCAGGCTGATCCCGGTGATGCAGTCTTACGTGGATGCGCTGGTGGCAAATATCGCCGGCTGCCCGGACCAGGACTGCATCCCCTTCTGCCAGCTCTCGCTGCGGATGGCCATCGACATCATCGGCAAGACGGCCTTCGGCGTCGAGTTCGGCCTGTCAAAGAATTCTGCCGCGGACAGATGTTGCGGCAGCGAGACTCATGGTGGCGAGGGCGACGACGACGTCAGGGAGTTCCTGAAGGAGTACAAGCGGTCCATGGAGTTCATCAAGATGGACCTGTCGAGCTCGCTGTCCACCATCCTCGGCCTCTTCCTCCCGTGCGCCCAGACGCCGTGCAGGCGGCTGCTGCGCCGGGTGCCCGGCACTGCGGACTGCAAGATGGACGAGAATGAGCGCCGGCTATGCCGCCGCATCGACGCAATCAtagctggccggcggcgagaccgggccgcgcgccggcgtggcggcgacggcgacggcgacggcgacgccgccgctcgATCCGCCCCGCTGGACTTCATCGCGGCGCTGCTGGACGCGATGGAGAACGGCGGGAAGGACTTCGCGCTGGAGGACAGGCACGTCCGCGCGCTGGCGTACGAGCACCTCATCGCCGGGACGAAGACGACGGCGTTCACGCTGTCGTCGGTGGTGTACCTGGTGTCGTGCCACCCGCGCGTGGAGGAGAAGCTGCTCCGGGAGCTGGACGgcttcgcgccgccgcgcgggcgcgCGCCGACCGCCGACGAGCTCCAGAGCAGGTTCCCCTACCTCGACCAGGTCATCAAGGAGGCCATGCGGTTCCACCTCGTGTCGCCGCTCATCGCCAGGCAGACCTCTGAGCGCGTCGAGATCGGCGGCTACGTCCTCCCGAAG GGCGCGTGCGTGTGGCTGGCGCCCGGGGTGCTGGCCCGGGACGCGGCGCAGTTCCCGGAGCCGGAGGAGTTCCGGCCGGAGCGGTTCGcggcggaggccgaggaggagcgGGCGCGGCACCCGTACGCGCACATCCCCTTCGGCGTCGGGCCGAGGGCGTGCATCGGGCACAAGTTCGCGCTGCAGCAGGTGAAGCTCGCCGTGGTGGAGCTCTACCGCCGGTACGTGTTCCGGCACTCGCCGGCCATGGAGTCGCCCATCCAGTTCGACTTCGACCTCGTCCTCGCCTTCCGCCACGGCGTCAAGCTCAGGGCCATCAGGAGGGAATGA